The Salvia miltiorrhiza cultivar Shanhuang (shh) chromosome 1, IMPLAD_Smil_shh, whole genome shotgun sequence genome has a window encoding:
- the LOC131016719 gene encoding uncharacterized protein LOC131016719: protein MMSSRRHPIVPVSSPTLHGMEMQAAGAASSADSGKNTSIHVTALDGIVNVNSLFTMATFIGFSMTVPQNSTTASSAACTTSAETVRRLIVFEVLSFSFFLFSSLVAQSLKLQINLRNNMDPTDPHRADINVDHLKYCLFASAVGSVLGCTFLTMSVVDFIRVKLGSLSCGGEPVYAVVTLLVFVGSGLLVYVITAARAAFFVQIQPPASTVQLNRQS, encoded by the exons ATGATGAGCAGCAGGCGTCATCCCATCGTCCCCGTCTCCTCTCCAACTTTACACGG AATGGAAATGCAAGCCGCCGGCGCCGCCAGCTCGGCGGACAGCGGGAAGAACACGAGCATCCACGTGACGGCCCTCGACGGCATAGTGAACGTCAACTCACTCTTCACCATGGCGACGTTCATCGGGTTTTCCATGACCGTCCCACAGAACTCCACCACCGCGTCAAGCGCAGCGTGCACCACCAGCGCCGAGACGGTGAGGCGGCTCATCGTCTTCGAAGTCCTCTCCTTCAGCTTCTTCCTCTTCTCATCCCTCGTGGCTCAGAGCTTGAAGCTTCAGATCAACCTCCGCAACAACATGGACCCCACCGATCCTCACAGAGCCGACATCAACGTCGACCACCTCAAATACTGCCTCTTCGCCTCCGCCGTCGGATCGGTGCTGGGCTGCACGTTCCTCACAATGTCGGTCGTGGATTTTATAAGGGTGAAATTGGGGTCGCTGTCGTGCGGCGGCGAGCCGGTTTACGCGGTGGTGACGCTGTTGGTGTTCGTGGGGTCGGGGCTGCTGGTTTATGTCATCACTGCTGCTCGTGCTGCTTTCTTTGTCCAAATTCAACCCCCTGCTTCTACTGTTCAGCTGAATCGGCAAAGCTAG
- the LOC131016726 gene encoding uncharacterized protein LOC131016726 has translation MGGWRDHSSSTSRAKTDSSSTSRTSAKMSSSTQGANKLDKSRRSWTPREEEVLLAALKELVVNGRKSDNEFRAGYLTKLEEAMRKEFPSTDLKGMPHINSKTTTWKRAYNSLIDILKNTGIGFNANKTYMIDCTDEQWLGILQKDLNARNMRFKSWPYLDAWREIFGKDRANGDEAEDIMEAAHDMYRNIDLNGDLGDGAYHVPFDDIFHNIEKDESTSQTQQPEVVSRVTNK, from the exons ATGGGTGGTTGGAGAGATCATTCGTCCTCCACTTCTCGTGCCAAAACAGATTCGTCCTCCACTTCTCGCACCTCCGCAAAGATGAGTTCGTCGACTCAAG GTGCAAACAAGCTGGATAAGAGTCGTCGCAGCTGGACACCACGCGAGGAGGAGGTCCTATTGGCCGCATTGAAGGAGTTAGTGGTGAATGGGAGGAAATCGGACAATGAATTTCGCGCGGGGTACTTGACGAAGCTCGAAGAAGCTATGCGGAAGGAATTTCCATCAACGGATTTGAAGGGTATGCCACACATCAATTCTAAGACGACAACGTGGAAGAGGGCTTATAACTCACTGATTGACATACTTAAGAATACTGGCATCGGATTCAATGCAAACAAAACATATATGATAGATTGCACCGACGAGCAATGGCTAGGGATTCTACAG AAGGATTTAAACGCGCGTAATATGCGCTTTAAAAGCTGGCCTTATCTTGACGCTTGGAGAGAGATCTTCGGGAAGGATCGAGCTAATGGAGATGAAGCTGAAGACATTATGGAAGCAGCCCACGACATGTATCGTAACATCGACCTAAACGGAGACCTTGGCGATGGAGCATACCATGTACCATTCGATGATATATTTCACAATATTGAGAAGGACGAAAGCACGAGTCAAACACAACAGCCCGAGGTAGTATCGCGGGTGACCAACAAGTAG
- the LOC131005117 gene encoding uncharacterized protein LOC131005117 → MSGGERIRDSDIVYLLLQEVLRHHLIQISIVIAYVGKLTSNKRKCIRLCRKPSYGSKCLRPAVSYSKGYGGGLVDGNYVVVEEQVAIFVSVLAHHKKNRVVGFDFRWSGQTISHYVHAVLGAVLRLHDIFLAKPEAVSDDCTDGRWQWFKGCLGALDGTYANVLVSKTDTPRYRTRKGEISTNVLAVCDRDLQFVYALSGWEGSASDSRILRDSLARPHGLKVPKGKYYLCDNGYANSEGFLTPFKGLRYHLKEWGPTAA, encoded by the exons ATGTCTGGGGGGGAGCGTATTCGTGATTCTGATATCGTGTATTTGCTGTTGCAAGAAGTGCTGAGACACCATTTGATTCAAATATCTATAGTCATTGCATATGTTGGTAAACTAACTTCAAACAAGAGAAAGTGTATTAG ATTGTGTCGCAAACCTTCGTATGGATCGAAATGCCTTCGGCCGGCTGTGTCGTATTCTAAGGGATATGGGGGGGGGTTAGTAGATGGGAATTACGTTGTCGTCGAAGAACAGGTAGCTATATTTGTCTCGGTCCTAGCCCATCACAAAAAGAATCGAGTAGTAGGCTTTGATTTTAGGTGGAGTGGCCAAACAATATCACATTATGTGCACGCGGTGTTGGGTGCTGTTTTGCGATTGCACGATATATTTTTAGCTAAGCCTGAGGCTGTTAGCGATGACTGTACAGACGGAAGGTGGCAATGGTTTAAG GGTTGTTTAGGAGCTTTGGACGGAACCTATGCCAATGTCTTGGTTAGTAAAACAGACACACCGAGATATAGGACAAGGAAGGGTGAAATTTCTACAAATGTCTTGGCTGTTTGTGATCGGGACCTGCAATTTGTTTATGCTTTGTCTGGGTGGGAAGGCTCGGCGTCTGACAGTAGAATATTGCGCGATTCTTTAGCCAGGCCACACGGCCTTAAAGTGCCCAAGG GAAAATATTATTTGTGTGACAATGGTTACGCAAATAGCGAGGGATTTCTTACCCCCTTTAAAGGGCTTCGATATCATCTGAAGGAGTGGGGTCCCACGGCTGCCTGA
- the LOC131016732 gene encoding uncharacterized protein LOC131016732: MMNSRRHTIVPVSSPTLHGMEMQAAGAASSADSGKNTSIHVTALDGIVNVNSLFTMATFIGFSMTVPQNSTTASSAACTTSAETVRRLIVFEVLSFSFFLFSSLVAQSLKLQINLRNNMDPTDPHRADINVDHLKYCLFASAVGSVLGCTFLTMSVVDFIRVKLGSLSCGGEPVYAVVTLVIFVGSGLLIYVITAARAAFFVQIQPPAAAADSQQNLQT, from the exons ATGATGAACAGCAGGCGTCACACCATCGTCCCCGTCTCCTCTCCAACTTTACACGG AATGGAAATGCAAGCCGCCGGCGCCGCCAGCTCGGCGGACAGCGGGAAGAACACGAGCATCCACGTGACGGCCCTCGACGGCATAGTGAACGTCAACTCACTCTTCACCATGGCGACGTTCATCGGGTTTTCCATGACCGTCCCACAGAACTCCACCACCGCGTCAAGCGCAGCGTGCACCACCAGCGCCGAGACGGTGAGGCGGCTCATCGTCTTCGAAGTCCTCTCCTTCAGCTTCTTCCTCTTCTCATCCCTCGTGGCTCAGAGCTTGAAGCTTCAGATCAACCTCCGCAACAACATGGACCCCACCGATCCTCACAGAGCCGACATCAACGTCGACCACCTCAAATACTGCCTCTTCGCCTCCGCCGTCGGATCGGTGCTGGGCTGCACGTTCCTCACAATGTCGGTCGTGGATTTTATAAGGGTGAAATTGGGGTCGCTGTCGTGCGGCGGCGAGCCGGTTTACGCGGTGGTGACGCTGGTTATTTTTGTGGGGTCGGGGCTGCTGATTTATGTGATCACTGCTGCTCGTGCTGCTTTCTTTGTGCAAATTCAACCcccggctgctgctgctgattcTCAGCAGAATCTGCAGACCTAG